In one window of Pseudoalteromonas sp. N1230-9 DNA:
- a CDS encoding M61 family metallopeptidase produces the protein MKKLLAMSILAACSSSTFADVNYSLSITEPEHHLGNVSVEFPETAQAHLDIKLPAWRTGRYEILNLANGVRFFEAKDDDGKALKWEKIDHSTWRVHLNEPTQVNVDYQVYANELGKRARHIDDSHAFIDASGFFMFSESFRQDPVTVNLNVPKAWRSVSGMENAGSKHSFKAADYDILVDSPIESGINELHKFTVDGREYELVIWGDGNYNVEQMLTDLKKLVATGNVIWDSYPYERYVFMVHATSGAGGATEHLNSTIIQRPRDRFGSRKDYLAFISTAAHEFIHTWNVKAYRPKGIAPYDYTNINYTKTLWIAEGSTSYFEDHLMVRSGIETTDEFFGTLTKTINRHLQTPGREVQSATETSFDKWINQGGDHARNYSTNIYLEGSLISMALDIDLLEKSDGKISYRDVHRALYNKHRLPDGFTPDDVKAILKELTGRDYSAWWQANVDEPAAIDFDALLEKVGLGLIRPEGAKSVPSIDSFAKNSGELLTLTHVRRGGAAWQAGLTTDDKIVAFNKKHVGKDLTASLETFKAGDTVTVDFIRRDALQSTTLTLSEDFDKEKKVKALKDATPAQMALFKAWMGVDHPNQEK, from the coding sequence ATGAAAAAGTTGTTGGCCATGTCAATATTAGCGGCGTGCTCAAGCAGTACATTTGCTGATGTTAATTATTCACTGTCTATTACTGAACCTGAACACCATTTAGGTAATGTGAGTGTTGAGTTTCCTGAAACTGCGCAAGCACATTTAGATATTAAACTTCCCGCTTGGCGTACAGGTCGTTACGAAATTTTAAATCTTGCCAATGGCGTACGCTTTTTCGAAGCAAAAGATGATGACGGTAAGGCATTAAAGTGGGAGAAAATTGACCACAGCACTTGGCGTGTTCACCTAAACGAGCCAACGCAAGTAAATGTTGATTACCAAGTATATGCCAATGAGCTTGGTAAGCGTGCTCGTCACATTGATGATAGCCATGCCTTTATTGATGCCTCGGGCTTTTTTATGTTCAGTGAATCATTTCGCCAAGACCCTGTTACTGTAAATCTAAACGTACCAAAAGCGTGGCGTTCAGTGTCAGGTATGGAAAATGCGGGTTCTAAACATAGCTTCAAAGCCGCTGATTACGATATCTTAGTCGATTCACCAATCGAAAGTGGCATCAATGAGCTACATAAGTTCACCGTTGATGGCCGTGAATACGAACTCGTTATTTGGGGTGATGGCAACTACAACGTAGAGCAAATGCTAACCGACCTTAAAAAGCTAGTGGCAACCGGCAATGTAATTTGGGATAGCTATCCGTATGAACGTTATGTATTTATGGTACATGCCACATCAGGTGCAGGCGGGGCAACAGAGCATTTAAACTCAACCATTATCCAGCGTCCACGTGACCGTTTTGGTTCTCGTAAAGATTACCTCGCGTTTATTAGCACTGCTGCCCACGAATTTATTCATACGTGGAATGTTAAAGCGTATCGTCCAAAGGGGATTGCCCCTTACGATTACACAAATATTAACTACACGAAAACGTTGTGGATAGCAGAAGGCTCAACCAGCTACTTTGAAGATCACTTAATGGTGCGCTCGGGTATTGAAACAACCGATGAGTTTTTTGGTACGTTAACGAAAACAATTAATCGTCACTTACAAACACCGGGTCGCGAAGTCCAAAGCGCAACCGAAACCAGTTTTGATAAGTGGATCAACCAAGGCGGCGATCACGCTCGCAACTACAGCACTAATATCTATCTAGAAGGGTCATTGATTTCAATGGCGCTTGATATTGATTTACTTGAAAAAAGCGATGGCAAAATTAGCTACCGCGATGTTCACCGTGCACTTTACAACAAGCACCGTTTACCAGATGGTTTTACGCCAGATGATGTTAAAGCGATTTTAAAAGAGCTAACAGGTCGTGATTATAGCGCTTGGTGGCAAGCGAATGTGGATGAGCCAGCTGCTATCGACTTCGATGCATTACTTGAAAAAGTAGGCTTAGGTTTAATTCGCCCAGAAGGGGCAAAATCAGTACCGAGTATTGATTCGTTTGCTAAAAACAGTGGTGAGTTACTTACATTGACTCACGTTCGCCGTGGTGGTGCTGCTTGGCAAGCGGGTTTAACGACAGATGACAAAATTGTTGCATTCAACAAAAAGCATGTTGGTAAAGATTTAACAGCTAGCCTTGAAACATTTAAAGCAGGCGACACTGTGACTGTTGATTTCATTAGACGTGATGCCCTGCAAAGCACGACACTGACACTGAGTGAAGACTTTGATAAAGAGAAAAAGGTAAAAGCATTAAAAGATGCAACACCCGCTCAAATGGCATTGTTTAAAGCATGGATGGGTGTTGACCACCCAAACCAAGAAAAATAA
- a CDS encoding glycosyltransferase family 25 protein: protein MTAIFVINLASSTERLNHVSQELKAQNLPFERIHAVDGRELSESAIAQHYSADLNLKKYHKPLSKGEIGCYLSHRKAWQTIVDRQLDYAIILEDDFVLDRSIHSAIENINTLKQPWQLIKLAAYKARQRGIAFTKPLSDEQHLVIHKKLMSGCCATAVSLAGAKALLRATATFGRPVDCDLQHVWETGVYGYSLLPYPVSQPENSQSDIRDRSNKVKKSFWRRKKQQLHSALLNTKYTKQFVKAQQTPNKKKGAAAPLLPVKNH from the coding sequence ATGACTGCTATTTTTGTAATTAATTTAGCAAGCTCAACTGAGCGGCTAAATCATGTAAGCCAAGAGCTAAAGGCACAAAACTTACCCTTTGAGCGCATTCATGCAGTTGATGGTAGGGAACTGTCTGAATCAGCGATTGCTCAGCATTACAGTGCTGATTTAAATCTAAAAAAATACCACAAGCCGTTAAGTAAAGGTGAAATTGGTTGTTACCTGAGCCACCGAAAAGCGTGGCAAACAATAGTTGATAGACAACTCGACTACGCTATTATTTTAGAAGATGACTTTGTTCTCGACCGCTCTATTCACAGTGCAATTGAAAACATTAATACGTTAAAGCAGCCTTGGCAGCTAATAAAATTGGCGGCTTATAAAGCCCGTCAGCGTGGCATTGCTTTTACCAAACCCCTTTCTGATGAGCAGCATTTAGTCATTCACAAAAAGCTGATGTCTGGCTGTTGTGCAACAGCTGTTAGCTTGGCAGGCGCAAAAGCGCTGTTAAGAGCCACTGCCACATTTGGCCGCCCCGTTGACTGCGATTTACAACATGTTTGGGAAACGGGCGTTTATGGTTACTCTTTGCTGCCCTACCCAGTATCGCAACCTGAAAATTCACAAAGCGATATTAGGGATAGATCAAACAAGGTTAAAAAATCATTTTGGCGACGTAAAAAGCAGCAACTTCACAGCGCATTATTAAACACAAAGTACACTAAGCAGTTTGTGAAAGCGCAGCAAACTCCAAACAAAAAGAAAGGAGCCGCAGCTCCTCTCTTACCAGTCAAAAATCATTAA
- a CDS encoding DUF1289 domain-containing protein, which produces MTNSHKENSQFKTDCVGQCHRLKGYCTGCGRSNDEIFDWIILSEQEKQTILNTPRPDIKNK; this is translated from the coding sequence ATGACAAATTCCCATAAAGAAAATAGCCAATTTAAAACAGACTGTGTAGGTCAGTGCCATCGCCTTAAAGGCTATTGCACAGGCTGTGGTCGCAGCAATGATGAAATTTTTGATTGGATCATTTTATCCGAGCAAGAAAAGCAAACAATTTTAAATACCCCTCGCCCTGACATAAAAAATAAATAG
- a CDS encoding serine hydrolase domain-containing protein, with protein MKKITFLSALLCTSFFVCSEETDTTLNAYAAGYVANFTCSATFNAGKSKDQIDIDELTGIYPLIADTVKTLKANIDTEHKRVIVDYDKDKQRISVWRPRLGCVDLPVGASLQAATLVQAPFKENLAYQKDDGKPWQTLNGVNKATGNKALDEVIAQAFTRHYGEGARTSAILIASPQAILAEQYKAGFSPETAQRTWSVAKSIGASIVGVAVAQKRLDVTKPAGLESWSHPLDPRGEITLENLLHMASGLDSNKAGNRTDRVYMGGGLVSDTATHTALEVKPGSRWKYANNDTMLALRALRETFNDEASYLRYPYDNLLDKIGMQHTFLESDWQSDFILSSQVWTTSRDLARLGLLHLNNGRWQGEQILPKDW; from the coding sequence ATGAAAAAAATAACCTTCCTGAGTGCTTTGTTGTGCACTAGCTTTTTTGTTTGTAGCGAAGAAACAGATACAACCTTAAACGCTTATGCCGCAGGGTACGTCGCCAATTTTACCTGTAGTGCCACATTTAACGCTGGTAAAAGCAAAGATCAAATTGATATTGATGAACTTACCGGTATTTACCCTTTAATCGCAGACACTGTAAAAACACTGAAAGCTAACATTGATACTGAGCACAAGCGAGTTATTGTTGATTACGATAAAGATAAACAGCGTATATCGGTGTGGCGGCCTCGTTTAGGTTGTGTTGATTTACCCGTAGGGGCAAGCCTTCAAGCTGCAACACTCGTGCAAGCACCGTTTAAAGAAAATTTAGCCTACCAAAAGGATGATGGTAAGCCTTGGCAAACGTTAAATGGTGTTAATAAAGCTACGGGTAATAAGGCGCTTGATGAGGTTATTGCTCAGGCTTTTACTCGTCATTATGGTGAAGGCGCACGCACTTCAGCAATTTTAATAGCAAGCCCTCAGGCGATTTTAGCAGAGCAATATAAAGCAGGCTTTTCCCCAGAAACCGCACAGCGTACTTGGTCTGTTGCAAAAAGTATTGGCGCGAGCATCGTTGGTGTGGCGGTAGCGCAAAAGCGACTTGATGTTACAAAGCCTGCGGGGCTTGAAAGCTGGTCTCACCCGCTTGACCCTCGTGGCGAAATTACCCTTGAAAACTTGCTTCATATGGCATCGGGCTTAGACAGTAATAAAGCGGGCAATCGTACGGATCGTGTGTATATGGGTGGCGGTTTAGTGTCTGACACTGCAACACATACTGCGTTAGAGGTAAAGCCAGGCAGTCGCTGGAAATACGCCAATAACGACACCATGTTAGCGCTACGTGCCTTACGAGAAACGTTCAACGATGAGGCGAGCTATTTGCGTTATCCGTATGACAATTTACTCGATAAAATCGGTATGCAGCACACATTTTTAGAGTCAGATTGGCAAAGTGACTTTATTTTGTCATCGCAAGTGTGGACTACTTCAAGGGATCTTGCTCGCTTAGGGCTATTACACCTCAATAATGGCCGCTGGCAAGGGGAGCAAATATTACCAAAAGACTGGTAA
- the hisIE gene encoding bifunctional phosphoribosyl-AMP cyclohydrolase/phosphoribosyl-ATP diphosphatase HisIE yields the protein MQLTKDTLSQVDFAKSELIPAIVQDARSGVILMQGFMNQDALAATFDKQKVTFYSRSKERLWTKGETSENYLEVVSVHTDCDYDSLLVLANPLGPTCHLGTQSCFGDDAKPSLSFLAELEQVIVSRKDDDPSKSYTASLFAKDLSRSCQKVGEEGVEVALAAMKHDNDELTNESADLLYHLTVLLQRQGLSLADVVSCLQGRHK from the coding sequence ATGCAATTAACCAAAGACACTCTTTCTCAAGTCGATTTTGCCAAAAGCGAATTGATCCCAGCTATCGTGCAAGACGCACGCTCTGGGGTAATTTTAATGCAAGGCTTTATGAATCAAGATGCATTAGCTGCCACTTTCGACAAGCAAAAAGTAACCTTTTACTCGCGTTCTAAAGAGCGTTTATGGACCAAAGGCGAAACATCAGAAAACTACCTTGAAGTCGTTTCAGTACACACCGACTGCGATTACGACTCACTATTAGTACTGGCAAACCCACTTGGGCCAACATGCCACCTAGGTACACAAAGCTGTTTTGGCGATGATGCTAAACCTAGCTTATCGTTTTTAGCTGAGCTTGAACAAGTGATTGTTTCGCGTAAAGACGATGATCCAAGCAAAAGCTACACAGCGTCTTTATTTGCAAAAGACTTAAGCCGTAGTTGCCAAAAAGTGGGGGAAGAAGGTGTTGAAGTTGCCCTTGCAGCCATGAAACATGATAACGATGAATTAACCAATGAATCGGCAGACTTACTGTATCACTTAACTGTGTTATTACAGCGCCAAGGCCTATCATTGGCTGATGTGGTGAGCTGTTTACAAGGCCGCCATAAGTAA
- the hisF gene encoding imidazole glycerol phosphate synthase subunit HisF has product MLSKRIIPCLDVKDGQVVKGVKFKGHEVVGDILTLAKAYSDAGADELVFYEISASVEKRLLDVNWVENIARHIDIPFCVAGGIKSVADAARVLERGADKISINSPAIARPELIKELHDEFGKQCVVVGIDSFYDENTGEYLVYQLTGDPNASSRTRYKTEEWVKRVQDLGAGEIVLNCMNQDGVRKGYDNVQLSKMRALCDIPLIASGGAGTMQDFVDVFQQSQVDGALAASVFHKSVIDIGELKQFLIDNNVAARLCN; this is encoded by the coding sequence TGTTTAGATGTAAAAGACGGCCAAGTCGTTAAAGGTGTTAAATTTAAAGGCCATGAAGTGGTTGGTGATATTTTAACGCTTGCTAAGGCATACAGCGATGCCGGTGCGGATGAACTAGTGTTTTATGAAATCAGTGCCAGCGTCGAAAAACGCCTACTTGATGTTAATTGGGTAGAGAATATTGCACGCCACATTGATATTCCATTTTGTGTGGCAGGCGGCATTAAATCTGTTGCCGATGCAGCACGTGTTTTAGAACGTGGTGCAGATAAAATCAGTATTAATAGCCCTGCAATTGCTCGCCCAGAGCTTATCAAAGAGTTACACGATGAGTTTGGTAAACAATGCGTGGTTGTGGGTATTGATAGCTTTTATGATGAAAACACTGGCGAGTATTTAGTGTACCAGCTGACTGGCGACCCAAATGCATCAAGCCGTACTCGCTACAAAACCGAAGAATGGGTTAAGCGCGTGCAAGACCTAGGCGCTGGTGAAATTGTACTCAACTGCATGAACCAAGATGGCGTGCGTAAAGGCTACGACAATGTTCAGCTATCAAAAATGCGTGCACTGTGCGATATTCCTCTGATTGCTTCAGGTGGCGCAGGGACGATGCAAGATTTTGTTGATGTATTTCAACAAAGCCAAGTTGATGGCGCGCTCGCTGCCAGCGTATTTCACAAGAGCGTCATTGATATTGGCGAACTAAAACAATTTTTAATCGATAATAATGTAGCGGCAAGACTATGCAATTAA